In the genome of Arabidopsis thaliana chromosome 4, partial sequence, the window CACATTTGTGTAGGCTTTCTGTTCGGAGTCACTTAGCTTACTATAACTCCCAGTATTCCACCAGTACGCTGACGAACCACAAGCATTCTTTTCAGCATTGGTGAAACAACCAGAGTTGTTAAAGCCTTGAAAATTAGCCTTAAAGGGAGCCAAAGACCAATTAATCTTGCTTTTACCACCGTCTGTCGCCCAGTTTTCACCGTTCCACAAGCTAACCACAACTTGCATAGGTTTTGATGGGTAGTTCATGCCTTGGCTTGTGGTGTTCTTGAACACCCGTACTGGAATGTTGTCCACATAAAGCCTATTGGTAATCAACACATgctttgtaaaatatatagataagtgatatataaataatttgatttcttaagggtgtagaagttttttttttaatttaaatgtttgattgaaaaaagaaatggttatCTGAAAAAATGAGctcaaaatttgtttattggGATTTGGTACGATTCATTTCTGTTTAtgagatttaaaatattttttaataaaagttttttttttgttaaaaacgaTAAATcagtataatatttttaataaaaatttattagttatatattttattccttaagatataattttatgtgtatataaacATTGAAATTGGTGAAatgtataaaaattaaattttaaacaaaaaattagtaaattttcACCTTTAGCTATTCAattcttcttatttattaTCAAGTATTAGCATGATATAAtggaagaaataatatattatgattgCTTAAATTCTGTTTAATAATAAAGATAAATTCGTTAAAGAATAAAGGAACGAGTGGGACGTACACAATTTGATACGGGTTCCACAGAATTGCGTAAGTGTGGAAATCTTTAGAAGGATCGAACCAGAGAGCTAACTTCTGTTCTCTATTGCCTTTACCATTAGTAAACACATTTGTTTGCACTGCTAGTTTCCCTTCTTTGTTTCCCAAGAATTCAAAATCAACTTCATCATGTGTGTTTCCCTTCGAAGTCAACTGTTTACCAatacacaaatatattatatacaaaagttaaaatataactttatGTTATCCAGATTAACATGAAATCAGGTCAAGACTAGAACATGGTCTAACCACTACCGACTTATACCGTTTAATTAACTACCATTAAGCCACACGcaagtttaaaattaaaatatgaacaAACAAATGCTAGTagacatgttttttttgtaaaagaatTTCTGTTCAAATTTatgtaaaatgaaaaataagatTGCTACAATGCAGAGATAAAATTCAAACTTACATAGAAAGCGGTGACAACGCCTGAGGTATCTTTTGGAGGCACTTTGATTCTTATTTGGAAGAATCCTGATTCGTAATGATTCTTAGATTCAAAACCAGAACCTGTTTTTGTAGTTTACGTAGAAATCAATACAAAGGATGGTCTTTAATTCAAAcgatttaaatttattaaaagaaaaattcaatgGACCTGAAGAATGATCCAATGAAAGCTGAACTTCTTTCCCTTGGTTAAGTTTCAAGACATTATTTTGTCCCCACGTAACGACGTAGTTATCATCGAAACCTACTTTGCTTTGGTCGATTCCATTAACTTCATAAGCCCTAGCATCAACCCTAATGATCAAatacaaaactgaaacaaaaccGAAGATTGAAAGATATTCCatcttattcattttaattGACCCGTTTgagtattttttatatattttagtccTAGAGCAAAATTCTCTCTTATTTATATAGTTGTGTACTTGTGTATAAAGGATGAATTAGATAGCATTCTAAGTTTGGTAGTTGAATTGCaatctttacaaaattaatacaatatctaaattgaaaatcatatatatgataggAGATTTTTTTCCTCAATGCATTCATCCTCATTCAGCATTGAAATGGTTGTAGACCCTACgattaattattttaagtagctaattttgtatttaataTACCTAATCCcccaaaattcaatttatgtgatttttagattttaattaagttataatttatacattaGTAATTGGGtgatttaaatgtttttactacaaagaaatgaagaagattgaaaaaaagataacaaaagtataagaaagaaaatagaaatctaACAAAATGATTTAGTACTATACATAAtgtgttattttgttttagagatatctatataaatttgatatcattaagaaacaatttcatgaaaataaatttacaaggaAAGGATATTAatggaacaaagaaaaaaatttctaaGAATTACAAAACTTAGAATGTTATTATgacataaaatattaaacaatttctttctaattaacTGTAAATGTAAgatttataagttttagtGGAAATGAGAAAATcattaataatatttcaaatgtaataaataagaaattaataaacaaaataattattaaaatattctaGTCTCAAGACGGGCTAGtgtaaaaattgataaaattgggtatgataataatttatttagaatacctatgtaaatatatagtcccattattaatataaattaattatcatataaatttacaaacatatataaaagttaatataccattgtatgttttttttaaaacaaactttgATAGAGCTTATCTCCAACTTTTattgtaacaaacaaattttcttttgtgttttgaaaacatagtaaatataattttcataaaaatggCCAAtcaattatgtaatttttcagtttttaaatATGCATTATACTCATTTTGATAGTATTATATGTTAAATACTGTTGGgtataattttaattacttttgtccaaacaaaaatgatgatgaggtcattattcataaatttgaatttacgTCTATCATTTGTATAAGTGAATTTATCtatagtttttgtaattttgggtctatttatttttagatacTCATTTGTATaagtgagtttttttcttaaatataaaaattgcaAGTCTAAAACTACGAAAATTTATactatccaaaaaaataactttatttagATAAAATCATATCTTAATTCATCTTTCTCTAAAATTCTAAGAACTGAaactataatttaaaattaatataaaataatatatggtcccaacattattaatttatggtGGTTTTACtgtagtttatttatataagtaTACCTTtgactaataaaaaaatataatatgtatattagtatttaaattatatatagtatcaTATATGTGTGTAATGCTAGAaaccaagaagagaaaagaaaaagaataaagaaaaaaaaaatatatatatacagttaaacctctataaattaataatgttgggactgcaaaattttattaatttagagaggttttaatttatcaataaattaatatttattaatttattgagagATTTTCCTAATAtagtaactttaaaaaaaaacaagatatttttcattataaaaaatatctttcgaaaatcaattacaaataCCAAATAATATCATGTCTAGAAAATAACACCAAATTCTTTTGatataataacatattagaactaaatttcaaattataatagatacaaatttaaacaaaaaaaatattacgaatatatttgaaagaaatttctaatatataatgtatatatatagttgtacATTTAtgcaattattaatttataatattgatgggaccatatatttatataggactctcaaaaaaattattatcttattaatttatcgatttgtgtaACTTTTTACACTAATCCCAACTCGGGACcggaaaaatttattaatttatagagattattaatttatcgagtattaatttatagaggttttactgtatatatatatatatgaaacataaGCAAGAATTTGAGGTATAATAACTCTCCGAAAATTCTCTTAGATGTTTTGCTCATAATCATCTCTCACATTGGGTGCTCTTTTGACTTGGGCTGAATACGATTTAATGTCTTATTTTCAAGCATTTTACATATGCTTGCCATCACTACCACTTCGATCTTATGAGATTAGGGTAGCCATTGTAATGAGCTGGATAACAAAATGCATGCGTTCTATATGAGGTTTTAAAGatattaaatcaaatttgaagCGCATAAACAACAGAATGAGGAAGACTTTGAGTTGTCAACTTTGTTGCATGATGatgagatttcaaaaaaataattttttttgaaagaggTTATACTAAATACTCTAATTCTTATCATGTTCAACAACAATTTTGTTATCTAGGATTGGTATAACTTCCATCCCTGTATTTTACCCCTGGAAATTACACAGCTTATAGTAGACACTTGAtaattgattgatttgttAATCTAGCTAAGCTGGGAACTAAAAAGGGCAGATAATAACAATTAGGTTCCAATTTCTTCCAGATTAACATCAAATCAACTCaaaatagaaaaggaaaaaatagtCACTATGGTAAGTACTCATTGTAAAATGAAGACATGCTTAACCCAACCGCTTAACCCATGCAAGAAGGTCGTGAAAATGcagatgattaaaaaaagtGATGCAATGATGGATATTAATTCCTAgccaagaaagaagatgaaaaggcaaatgattttatttttattttgctgaATATTGTTAATGTgcaattaatattaaaaaaaaatcaaagtttcaTTTCATAAACTCATAACAATCAAAGTTTCATTTCATAAATTCATGACGTGTCACTCAAATGGAAAAAATTCGgtaactttcatatatatgattatagaaatacattattattttattatatctttTGTTATAGATTAAGGGAACtttgaaacatatataagtTATCAAATGTGTATATTATTTGCCTTCAATAAAAGTGTGTATGTATTTTTACTATTCATCATTGATTCCATCGACATTCACTAGGAGGAACAGGATATCTAGGCCGATCAGAACAATAATCATAGGTCATGTACTTTGCTCTCACATTCTCCATTACCTTCTGCTCATTTGCACTTAACTGACTATATGTCCTTGTGTTCCACCAGTACCTTGTCGAACCACAAACGTTCGCATTATTGCTCTGACCATTTACGTGACAACCATGGTCGGAGAAGCCTTGGTATTGAGCCTTAAATGGAGCATAGGCccaatttatcttttctttacCACCGCTTGTTGCCCAGTTCTCACCGTTCCACAAACTAGCCACAAGTTGCATGGGCTTTGATGGATAGTTCACACCACTTTTTTTGATATTCTTGAATACTCTTATTGGAACTTTGTCCACGTAAAACCTGTTAACAAATCATCCCATAAGTTTGACCTAAATAATTGCATGGGACTTgaaatataaagaagatagatgCATGCAGAGAAAGGaagtagaagaacaaaaaacttaCACAATCTGATACGGATTCCAAAGAATCCCATAAGTGTGGAAACTTGTAGTGGGATCGAACCAAGGAACAAACTTTTGTTCTCTACCTCCTTGTCCATTGCTAAATACATTTGTTTGAATTGCTATCGGTTTTCCTTGTCTATTCCCCAAGAACTCAAAGTCAACCTCATCGTGGGTGTCTCCCTTAGAAGTCAACTGTAattacacaaatatataaagaaacaaattcacaATGATGGAATTCTAAAATCAATGTAATGAAAtgacaatagaaaaaaatttgCATTGAAATGGATAAATACGAACGTACGTAGAAAGCTGTGACAACACCGGCGGAATCTCTTGGAGGCAATTTGATTCTCATTTGGAAGAATCCTGATCCGTAGTGGCTTTTAGACTCAAAGCCAGAACCTGTTATATTGTAGCTAGATTATGACAAACTATGTATTTGGATGTTTtgtacaaatttatatatatcgaAAACAATTAAGCTACATAGTCATTTTTGTTACAATAGTTTAGTAAAAAACTAATTAGAAACCTCAAGTAtattcatataagaaaaatgatagaTGATAATACActcataaatttttaaaacgatGTCGTAGTTtggaaattaaagaagaagaaaaaacattgaacCTGAAGAATAATCCATGGAGAGCTGAACTTCTTTTCCTTGGTTGAGTTTCAAGATATGATCTTGTCCCCATGTAACGACATAGTTCACATCGAAATCTATAGCTCCACGTCCACGAGCTCTTGCATTAGCAGTAAACATCAAGAACAATACTGAAACTAATTCAAAACAATATCTTATCCTATTCATTTTATATGTTACCTTGAGTATATTCTCAGGGAGAAGAGAGAGCTCCCCTACTTATATTCGTGTGTGTTAGGGGATTAATTAGAGGGTTAGTTAggtgtttttttctaaatggaagtaattttctaaaattctaCCTCGTCAATGTTAACAAAACTACATTTGAACCAAAACTTTGGTCAACAAAACTACAtttgaaccaaaattttggTCAAGAAATTGTTAATAGAAATGTTTCCTTTTAACTATTTGGttacataaaaccaaaatgagAATTCTTACCTATAATGACATATCATCatatctaaaaaataataaaaagtagCATGCATTCTCTCTTATAtcaatgaatttttattttggtcaacATACTAAATTATCATTTggtatattaaaaaatcatgaTGAACAGAGTTATCGagaaaactatttttagaaattgGTTATAAAATGACtagtttgtcaaaatttataagatatcaatgaattttcattttggtgaaCATACTAAATTATtagtattaaatttaataactaTTATGGTATAATCAAATcagattaaatatattaaattcatcaatttatactattatttttaatttataccTAATTTTtcgtaaagaaaaaaatggattgtatcaatgcaagaaaaaaagctAATTGCTATGTACAAAAGGTTTTTTGAAGCTAATAATATGAGAATGTTTTTCACTTAAACtatcattgattttaaatggAACTATAATTCTATCCattatcaattttattattatgtttattGTACTATTAACAATGGTTGTGAGGTCAACTATGACGAGATATTATGCAAGTGCATGATTAAAGTACCTCAATATAATGAAAGGATCAAATCCGCAACCACCAATTAATGTTACATGTCATaagttagatatatatatggattgGTCTAAGTAGATCACGACTTGTGTTTGTGACGTGAATCAAGCAACAAACACAAGTCGTGTACATTGGGAGGAATCAACTTGTAAATACTAACGATTCTATTTCTTGCATTTAGAATGATGCAAAACACAATAATTAGCAAAATTATTACTTAAGTCGCTAGGTAGAACAAGGTTCAAAGCTTCAAATTAAGTCTTGTGGAAATATGCTATTATTCTCATATGGAATGCATTCATTATACCAGAATCTTCTTACCTGCTCTTAAGATGAACGTACGATATTTGATGCTTAACTTGTATATTTGTCATAAAAGCATActcttattaattatattgacATTCAATTGGCAAAACATGAAATCTAGCTTGATCAGAAAAATAGTCATAGTTCATATATTTCTCTCCAACATTCTTGTAGACCATCTGCTCGTAGACGCTTAGCCAATTATACGTCATGGTGTTCCACCAATACATTTATGAACCACAAGCTTTGGAATTGTTACTCACTTCATCAACGTGACAAACGGAGTCGGAAAAACCTTGGAAATAGGCCTTAAAAAGAGCCTAGGTTACAAAGTTCCCTAGCGGTTACAACAAAGTTAGCTTATCATAGGACCCGATGCgatattaattataagaatttTGAAATAGCAGAGGAAacatttaatcattttttctttgagtgTCCGCGCTTTCGACAAATCTAGGAATTGTCTTCAAATTCAGATGGAGTTTGCTTTACGGCATAAAACAGAGGTCTAGGATCACTCATATGAAGATCAAAATTGTCTTGAGAGCACATGATCTGGTtcttggagatgatgatgcttGGATAATTGAAGACATTCGATAATTGAGAGTAGAAATCTAACAAAGGAGATATACAGGTAAGCCCATAATTTTCagattatataataaaaaaatttatgatttgaattttttatttatttatttgaattttgttagCATAAGAATGTTTACTATATCGATtatttgaattaattgttttgactATTCTCCTCATCTAtgtatttgttatatttgGTCAAAGTCTTCacatttgtattaaaattatttcccaaaagagtatttatatatgtttttcttgtcaCTTGTAATCTATAAAAACGTTCTTCTCTATCCCACATTCAATTTCAAACAGAAATAAGTATTAGATAAACATTATCCTCAAACTTTTTGCAAGCATGGCCAAACAATTGTGTTCTTATATGTTCATCTCCATGTTTATTCTCTCAGGTACAAATTCGTATACTAAACACGttataaaactcaaatataaACTCTTGAGATCGATGAGCAGAGACGGTcattcttcaatctttttagAAAACTAGTGAAACATATAATTATCTAGAGTTACGAAAATGAGTAGATGATTAGTTATGGGATGATCAATTGGCAtctaaatattgtttttaaaaactatgctttttttgtttatttaatatactcaattttatttgtaagcgttttaaaatattatttgttgttaGCTTTTTTGGCTTTGCCAAGTGCAGAGGGAGGAGCGActataaaaaaatgtgttgTGGACGTGAAACTTAGCAAGCCATGCACTTTTCAAGAATGCCAACCACTTTGTCTTCAAAAGTATAACGGGAATGGCCTTTGTCCCGGAGATGACAACAATATTTGCGCTTGTGTTTACAATTGCTAAGCTAATTAGAGATATCTCTCGTATGTTATAAACTACACCTATAACTTTCAAGGATGaatgaaaatatcatttaagaATATACTCTGGTAATTCTTAAAATCATTTCATGAGACTAAATATCTTCCCAGCTCCTTCACAAATTAAAAGGCTcgtttaaatttaaatctcTAAAgtaagcctttttttttttgaattggatgtaaaattttattcaaccaaaaagcctctttatctttataatAAATGCAACAGTTTGTTTAAAGTGTTAgatgaaaaacagagaatgtACTTATGAGAAGCTAATGTTTAGCAGCTTGCTTATGATGGAGGATGCTTTTACTTAGTTATGATCTCCAGTGTCTCTGATTGAACTGATTCTATGGCGCACATTCTTGTCAATTAGCTTAATGACGCGATTCGTTGTTGAGCTGAGTTCTCGGTGGCGTCTTACTATCCTCTGAAGTAAGCCTGGTTTTGATTTATGAATCATAAGAGAGGCATTCAAGGAGACTACAAAACACTCAGTTCTAGCGAAAGAAATCATccatatttgaaatttagaaGATGTtgtatttaaaacatatataacttAGTCAGATTAAATGTATGTTAATTCTTTCAACCAACGAAAACTATAGGGCTAAGGATATTGAATTAGCAATACTTTTcaccaagaaaatcaaatgatgGTGGTTCTCAAGGGTTATTCTGGACGTTATAATTGGTTCATCATAATACTAGCtaggtgtttttttttcctcttatcAACCTGGTAATTTCAGAACtagtgtttttaaaaaaaacttgaacaaAATAGATAAGAAAGCAAATCATGATAGTCATTATGCAGATTGTAAAATGTCGTCATGATATCGGTTAATAGAGTAACCATCATGTCTTTCTTTCTACGACGATTTCGAATGTCAATATGGGAACTTAGTCtcatttttgggttttggccTTTGATTAAGCATTGTTGTGAAGGTTCATTGTTTGAgattcacaaacaaacaagtgaAGAAAAGTACActttaaatgatataaaattgcaaaagaaGCTAACCTAGAAAATATCAAGAACTTGTAAAATGGCAGTGTTACATAGTGGACAGTTTCCTCTCTGTACCCAAAGCTCTCTCGAACACAATCTACAAAACGTATGTCCGCAAGGTATAAAAGCCGCACCTTTACTCCTTACCATACACACGCAACAACCCAACTCCGCTGCCCCCGTCACCGCCACCGCCTCTCCTCCCCCGTCGCAGCCATCTCTTCCCTCCACTTCCACCTCGTCTCGCGCGCTGAGTTCATACATATGTCCATCATTATCCTCCAACAACTCCATTAGAGACATCCTCGGTGGCTGCATTTCCTAATtagataaaaaattataagaaagcTTAAACTTAATTGTTCTGATACCACATTAgagttttgttaatataatctcattaatagttaattagaaacagaggatataTATGAAGTTTAACCGTCtaactaactaactaactaactaactTACTAAGTAACTAACTAATACACACTAATACCTCTCTCTCCGCCGCCAACACGGTGCCTAGCCGGAGCCTTCCTTCTCGCTCCGCCGCTTCCTCTGCTGCGTCGCTGACGTCACGACTGCTCCGGTTTGTCTCCGAGTTAGTGAGGAGGAATCCAAGGCGGTTAAATCGGTGGCTGTCGTTATCCGGAGTAAGAATATGATTATCCAAGGTAGGGATAGGATTAGACGAGATCCAACCAGTAGCGGTGCGTTTAAGACGGAGCTTATCCCGGAGAGATTTCCAAGCGGTTTTATCACGGCGACGCTCTCTTCTCATCACGTCAAGTAAACTACTACTAGAGTGATTCCTCACCGGAGTTGTCGGCGTAGTAAGAGATCGGAAACTGCTCGTTTCAGCCATCAGAATATCTTCTAAAGTCACTGAGCTCCGGCCATTCTCCACTGTTGACATTCGATCTAATAACGTCACTCTCAGCCTATCTCCACCGTCCATTTGAATCATCTTGTCAATAATAAAATGTGACCTGAAGACAAGAACCACAAAATCCACTAAATCGTAGaagagtatttttttttttttttgtttcactgaGAAAATAGTCAGTGAGAGTAAAACAGATCtacttgaatatatataagGAACATCGGATACCTTACCTTTCGCCGACAACTTCCCTTCTATTTGCACTAGAATCCGCAATTCTATAGCAGCAGAGCAGATCtgtaatcaaataaatattttaatcaatcTCTCAGAAACTTTACTTTATACGAAATTTGCAGTTTATATATACTGTACAACAATCATTTCGTTTCTCAGTTTATTGAATAAAACGATTAAGAATTTTGTGGGtcaaaaaggaataaaaacaaaaagtaaaagatgATCACTTTCTTTTAGATATTGGTTTTGCTCttttattcacttttttttttctgtgacTAGTGAATCTCTCTTTTGAAAGAGTGGGAGAGGAAAGAGTTTTAGAACGTATATGAGAGAACCTAATTTTTGATGTTACGTATTTAcccttttattttaaacattgtTAATCATTCAAGTTGGGAGGTAGGGGTATATTCGGTAATCAACATTATTTTTTCCGTCTTTATGAATCTTTGGACAAGTCTTTTTCCTCTTACAAAGGGTATTTCAAATGTACTTTGAGTTTATTTACTCTGTAATAACGtactttgaattttgtttagttatatGTACACTTTTGTCTTATTTATCGTATAGTTTTTTGTATTATCCAGTTCCAACTTTGgaatataaaatgttttaagaatATGAATGTTCATAGTTAATTAGGTACATAGTGGTTAGAGACGttaaaaaagcaaaatcagGGGTTAGGT includes:
- a CDS encoding RING/U-box superfamily protein (RING/U-box superfamily protein; CONTAINS InterPro DOMAIN/s: Zinc finger, RING-type (InterPro:IPR001841); BEST Arabidopsis thaliana protein match is: RING/U-box superfamily protein (TAIR:AT3G25030.2).), translating into MIQMDGGDRLRVTLLDRMSTVENGRSSVTLEDILMAETSSFRSLTTPTTPVRNHSSSSLLDVMRRERRRDKTAWKSLRDKLRLKRTATGWISSNPIPTLDNHILTPDNDSHRFNRLGFLLTNSETNRSSRDVSDAAEEAAEREGRLRLGTVLAAEREPPRMSLMELLEDNDGHMYELSARDEVEVEGRDGCDGGGEAVAVTGAAELGCCVCMVRSKGAAFIPCGHTFCRLCSRELWVQRGNCPLCNTAILQVLDIF
- a CDS encoding RING/U-box superfamily protein (RING/U-box superfamily protein; CONTAINS InterPro DOMAIN/s: Zinc finger, RING-type (InterPro:IPR001841); BEST Arabidopsis thaliana protein match is: RING/U-box superfamily protein (TAIR:AT3G25030.2); Has 579 Blast hits to 570 proteins in 103 species: Archae - 0; Bacteria - 0; Metazoa - 242; Fungi - 23; Plants - 211; Viruses - 15; Other Eukaryotes - 88 (source: NCBI BLink).), whose amino-acid sequence is MIQMDGGDRLRVTLLDRMSTVENGRSSVTLEDILMAETSSFRSLTTPTTPVRNHSSSSLLDVMRRERRRDKTAWKSLRDKLRLKRTATGWISSNPIPTLDNHILTPDNDSHRFNRLGFLLTNSETNRSSRDVSDAAEEAAEREGRLRLGTVLAAEREEMQPPRMSLMELLEDNDGHMYELSARDEVEVEGRDGCDGGGEAVAVTGAAELGCCVCMVRSKGAAFIPCGHTFCRLCSRELWVQRGNCPLCNTAILQVLDIF
- a CDS encoding RING/U-box superfamily protein (RING/U-box superfamily protein; CONTAINS InterPro DOMAIN/s: Zinc finger, RING-type (InterPro:IPR001841); BEST Arabidopsis thaliana protein match is: RING/U-box superfamily protein (TAIR:AT3G25030.2); Has 35333 Blast hits to 34131 proteins in 2444 species: Archae - 798; Bacteria - 22429; Metazoa - 974; Fungi - 991; Plants - 531; Viruses - 0; Other Eukaryotes - 9610 (source: NCBI BLink).), whose translation is MTMPFALEICSAAIELRILVQIEGKLSAKVENGRSSVTLEDILMAETSSFRSLTTPTTPVRNHSSSSLLDVMRRERRRDKTAWKSLRDKLRLKRTATGWISSNPIPTLDNHILTPDNDSHRFNRLGFLLTNSETNRSSRDVSDAAEEAAEREGRLRLGTVLAAEREPPRMSLMELLEDNDGHMYELSARDEVEVEGRDGCDGGGEAVAVTGAAELGCCVCMVRSKGAAFIPCGHTFCRLCSRELWVQRGNCPLCNTAILQVLDIF
- a CDS encoding RING/U-box superfamily protein (RING/U-box superfamily protein; CONTAINS InterPro DOMAIN/s: Zinc finger, RING-type (InterPro:IPR001841); BEST Arabidopsis thaliana protein match is: RING/U-box superfamily protein (TAIR:AT3G25030.2).), whose amino-acid sequence is MDGGDRLRVTLLDRMSTVENGRSSVTLEDILMAETSSFRSLTTPTTPVRNHSSSSLLDVMRRERRRDKTAWKSLRDKLRLKRTATGWISSNPIPTLDNHILTPDNDSHRFNRLGFLLTNSETNRSSRDVSDAAEEAAEREGRLRLGTVLAAEREEMQPPRMSLMELLEDNDGHMYELSARDEVEVEGRDGCDGGGEAVAVTGAAELGCCVCMVRSKGAAFIPCGHTFCRLCSRELWVQRGNCPLCNTAILQVLDIF